A segment of the Asinibacterium sp. OR53 genome:
TGGTGTGAACCATTAGGCTTTGCCGCCATCGGCGATGAAGCATTCACCAGGAAGTTTGCAGATGTGGTAAGACAGGAATATGTTGCTGTGGGTATACGCGAAGCGTTGCATCCGATGGCCGATCTGTCTACCGAACCACGCTGGCCACGCATCAGCGGTACGTTTGGAGAAGACGCACAGCTCTCCGCAAAAATGACCTATGCTTATGTAGAAGGACTGCAAGGCGCTAAACTCGGTAGCACAAGTGTGGCGGCCATGACCAAACATTTTTCCGGCGGTGGTCCTCAGAAAGAAGGACTCGACCCTCATTTTGCATTCCAGAAAGGACAGGTTTATCCCGGTAAAAATTTCAATTATCACCTGATCCCATTCGAAGCTGCTTTCAAAGCCCATACGGCTGCCATCATGCCTTATTATGGTGTGCCGATGAACCAGACCGATGAGAATGTAGGATTCTCTTATAATAAAGCGATCATTACCGGCTTGTTGCGCAATAAGTATCATTACGATGGAGTGGTATGTACCGATTGGGGCCTGGTCACAGATGCGCATATAGGATCTTATGTGTGGCCGGCACGTGCCTGGGGTGTTGAAAATTTATCCGCAGAAGAAAGGGTATTGAAGATCATCAATGCCGGCGTAGACCAGTTCGGTGGAGAAAACCTGCCGGAGATCGTTATTCAACTGGTGAAAGAAGGTAAGCTCAAAGAAAGCCGGATCGATGTTTCTGTAAAGAGATTATTACGACAGAAATTCGAACTGGGACTTTTTGACAATCCTTATGTAGATGTGGAGAAAGCCACACAGATCGTAGGAAAAGAGGCTTTCCGCAAACTCGGCGATGAATCCCAGCGCAGGTCCATGATCTTATTGAAGAATCAATCGAATACCCTTCCTTTAACAGCAGGAAAGCTGAAAATCTATGTGGAGCACATCGACCCCAAAGTAGCTGCGGAATATGGTACAGTGGTAGAAAAACCTGAACAGGCCGATCTGGCGATCATCCGGCTGAATACACCCTGGGTGCCAGCCGACACTGCCAATTTCCTGGCCAAAATGTTCCATCATGGCGATCTCGATTTCAAAGGAGCGGTGAAAGATAATATCCTTCATTTGCTGAATACAGTGCCTACGATCGTGGATATTTTTCTCGACCGCCCGGCCGTGATACCGGAAATCAGCGCCAAGGCCAAAGGACTGCTGGCAGATTTCGGCGCCAGTGATGCCGCAGTACTCGATGTGATCTTTGGTAAATACCACCCCGGTGGTAAACTGCCTTTTGAACTGCCTTCTTCCATGGAAGCTGTTCGTAATCAGAAAGAAGACCTACCCCATGACTCCAAGGATCCATTGTATCCTTTCGGGTTTGGATTACATTATTCATCCTTAAAAAAATAATATGCACAACAGAAGATCCTTCCTCAAACAAACATCCGCATTGGCCCTTGGCAGCCTGCTGCTGAACAAGGAAATGCTGGCTGCAGATTTTAAGAAAAAATATCCTGGTGTAGGTTTACAACTGTTCACACTTTTTGGTGTGATAGACCAGGATGTGCCTGGCAGCTTGCAAA
Coding sequences within it:
- a CDS encoding glycoside hydrolase family 3 protein, yielding MKQLAISTRFRWWIAAPLLLVSFCWKPIITQAQPAFRDLNKNGKMDVYEDKTQPVEARVNNLLSQMTLEEKAGMLFINGARINDDGSLEEKPAKGMFAFAPTAPKLMREKLMNHFNLWQVPGIHALATWYNNVQRLAESTRLGIPVTIASDPRHAFSSSIFAMAANGFSLWCEPLGFAAIGDEAFTRKFADVVRQEYVAVGIREALHPMADLSTEPRWPRISGTFGEDAQLSAKMTYAYVEGLQGAKLGSTSVAAMTKHFSGGGPQKEGLDPHFAFQKGQVYPGKNFNYHLIPFEAAFKAHTAAIMPYYGVPMNQTDENVGFSYNKAIITGLLRNKYHYDGVVCTDWGLVTDAHIGSYVWPARAWGVENLSAEERVLKIINAGVDQFGGENLPEIVIQLVKEGKLKESRIDVSVKRLLRQKFELGLFDNPYVDVEKATQIVGKEAFRKLGDESQRRSMILLKNQSNTLPLTAGKLKIYVEHIDPKVAAEYGTVVEKPEQADLAIIRLNTPWVPADTANFLAKMFHHGDLDFKGAVKDNILHLLNTVPTIVDIFLDRPAVIPEISAKAKGLLADFGASDAAVLDVIFGKYHPGGKLPFELPSSMEAVRNQKEDLPHDSKDPLYPFGFGLHYSSLKK